CAAAAAAACTGCTTAAAGCAGTTTTTGGCTAGAAGGTAGCGTGATGGTTTTTTCAGCATAACAAACGACACCGACCTTAATCAATGTTGGGTTCGTTTTTAAAACCACACGCTCCACCATTCGGTTATAAAATGAAACCCTATGTTTTGCAAAAATCCGTTACATTATATCGTATTTTTTTTCTGTCATTGTATAGCCAAACCCTTTAAGTAATTTTAAAGAAAGTGTTTTGAATTTCCAAGATTTGGAAAAGCGGCAATTAACTTTGACTATAAAACTCATTTAATATATGCATAAATATGAACCTTATGTGTTGTCACAGGAGAAAGCGCGTTGCCGCTTTCTTTTTTGTTTTTTCTATGATATAATATTGATAGCAATGAAGAGGAGAAAACAGAAGTGAGTTGTAAAAAATGTCCTAAATGCGAGTTGAATTATATACAAGATAGTGAGGAATTTTGCAGTTTTTGTAAACCTGATAATTTGAATAACTCCATAGGAAAATCTAAGACCAATAGTACGATAAATGAAAGCATGATAAGCTCTTGCTATGAATATGGAAAACGATATGCATTTGGAGAAATAAGTATAACTGAAGCTGTTGCAAAAGTGGTGTCTCTTACAAAAATGAATGCATCCTCTGCACAAGCCTCTATAGTCAATGTTAAATATCTTTTTGAAGGAAAAAGGTATACAAGAACCATGAGTGAGTTTCAGACGAAATGGATGCTTGAGAAAATAAAAGAAGAGTATGGTTGCGAGGCATTTTATATAGCACTAACATCGGTAGAGAAACATTTAGATTATTATGAATCATTGCCTAACGGCGGCAGAAATAAAGAGTTAAGCGAATATATTTGCATAAACAAAAGAAAATGAATATAGCAATAATTTAAAAAGGAGCTTTAATGATATCAAAACTCGTTGATTTTTATATTGACTACGCTCCCTTTTTTAGTGAGTGGGAAAGGTCTTCTGATTTGTGCTTTGGCGTCAGCAAATATGTCAAGGACCATGACAGCAATTTTGTTTTTGTTAGGGGTAATAATCCGGATATTAAAAAAATTGAAAGTTGGTTTAGCAAAAGAAAAATTATTCCGGCAATCTATGAAATTGAAGACCATTTTATTGGAGTTAAAGAAAAACTAAAAGATTATATCATAAAAACACAGGAAAATTGGTTTGTATTTGACAATATAAAAAAGCTGAAAGATAGGTTTGAGAAATTGGTTGTGCCGCCTGAAATTACATTTGAACGGGCGGACGAAAACAGTCAGGCAGTGGTCCGGATGGTGAGTAAGCTTGGATTTTCATCAGTTTCGTTTGACAATCCGTATTCGGATTTGGGCACGGGCTGGCTCATGGAAATGTGGGAACAATTTACCACCCGCCTTTCAAAAACCACATCAATTTATCTGATTAAATATAGAGATGAATACGCAGGGCAATTGGTACTTTCAACGTATAAAGATATGAGTTATATAAGCGGATTTACTATAATACCCAAGTTTAGGAGAACAAGAGTTGCATTGTCGCTGAAACTCATACTAGACCTACTTATCCAGCAAAAAGTCAAGACTATCTTTTGCAAAACAGCCGAAGGCGGGTATCCTGAAAAACTATATAGACACATAGGGCTTAAAAAAGTATTTTGCGGCAAAATCTGGGTAAAACAAAACAAAAAATAAGGAGGATAATATGCAGACAACACTTGTGCGGTTTCACACAAAAGAAAATATTCGTTTAGATGGTTTATTATTTGAGCCGGAGAAAAAAACAAACAAAATAGTTATTCATTTGCACGGCACAGCAGATTATTTTTATAGGCAAAGATTTTTGGATAGTATTGCGAAAGAATTAACGAATATGAATGGAGGGTACTCTCTTCTGACTTTTGATAATCGCGGCTCACACGAAGAATATGAATTTATTATAGAAAAGAATAATGAAAAAACGGGAGCTGTAGTTATAGGGGCAAAGAATGAGATTTTTGAAGATTGCATATTAGATATTGATGCTGCAATCAAATTTGCAAAAAGCCATGATTATAAACAAATTGTTTTATCCGGCCACAGCTATGGCTGTAATAAAGTTGTTTATTATGCAGCTCAAAAGAATTTTGACGGAAAAATTATCTTGCTTGCTCCGTGTGATATGTTAGAACTTTCAAAAACGGATAACCCAAGCGGTCAATATTGGCAAAGACGGGAAGATGAAAATTTTGATTTATTCAGGTATGGCATTAAGACAGTTTCAAATAAGCTTGTTAAACTTAGAAACGACATACTTATTGAAATCGGCAGCGATGATGATGCAATTTTTCAAACCAACAAGCAGGAATGCATTGACTATTTAAAATCTGCTTTTAAAAATACAAAACTGACCGGTCACATAATCAAAGATGCAGGGCATTGTTATACCGGAAAATATTCTGAAGTTGCGCGCAGTATCGCTAATTGGCTAAGATTGTGATATTGACAGTTTTGGTGCAGTTTGTTATAATGAGTTTAGAAAAATAATATAATAAACCGGATTTAAGGAGCAAATATGGTTAGAAGATTTACTGTTGCTGAGGATTATGATTTTTTAAGGCAAAAATCGGCGCAGGTGCTGTTCCCTGATGAGCAGCTTGAAAATGATATAAATGCTTTGAGAGACTTTTGTTATGACAATAATAACAAGGTTTATTCTATGGCGGCGGTACAAATCGGAATTCCAAAGCGCATAATGTTTATCAGGCACAATCAGGAAGTGGACGCAAGACAGGGAGATCAGCAGGATGTTGATTTAATTTATATCAACCCACAAGTAGTAGGACGCAGAGGGCAAACAAAATATTGGGAGCTTAGTGCTTCACTTCAGGATGGGGATATGCGTTTTATCGCCCATGTCGAACGTCCTT
The Christensenellaceae bacterium DNA segment above includes these coding regions:
- a CDS encoding prolyl oligopeptidase family serine peptidase, encoding MQTTLVRFHTKENIRLDGLLFEPEKKTNKIVIHLHGTADYFYRQRFLDSIAKELTNMNGGYSLLTFDNRGSHEEYEFIIEKNNEKTGAVVIGAKNEIFEDCILDIDAAIKFAKSHDYKQIVLSGHSYGCNKVVYYAAQKNFDGKIILLAPCDMLELSKTDNPSGQYWQRREDENFDLFRYGIKTVSNKLVKLRNDILIEIGSDDDAIFQTNKQECIDYLKSAFKNTKLTGHIIKDAGHCYTGKYSEVARSIANWLRL
- a CDS encoding peptide deformylase, which translates into the protein MVRRFTVAEDYDFLRQKSAQVLFPDEQLENDINALRDFCYDNNNKVYSMAAVQIGIPKRIMFIRHNQEVDARQGDQQDVDLIYINPQVVGRRGQTKYWELSASLQDGDMRFIAHVERPYEIEIEYQDEEGLGHSKTIMGFEATIFLHEYDLMNGILCTDRTDEIRHMSPEQIKSEIRSQYGYDVLVEDGAYIEGEYDKYTAYYDPKGLIQLRQIDHNQNSVLPSSEFEG